The following coding sequences are from one Rattus norvegicus strain BN/NHsdMcwi chromosome 11, GRCr8, whole genome shotgun sequence window:
- the Cstdc4 gene encoding stefin-3 gives MMPGGLSGARPATPEIYLADKVRALLEEKINAKYEKFKAIEYKSQVVAGQNYFIKMDVGGGCFLHIKVFRGLSGEDNLELSDYQTNKTKNDELSYF, from the exons ATGATGCCCGGAGGCTTGTCAGGGGCTAGACCTGCCACACCAGAAATCTACCTTGCTGACAAA GTCAGAGCATTGCTTGAAGAGAAAATCAATGcaaaatatgaaaaattcaaAGCCATTGAGTATAAATCTCAAGTCGTTGCTGGACAAAATTACTTCATTAAG ATGGATGTAGGGGGTGGTTGTTTCCTCCACATAAAAGTCTTCAGAGGACTCTCTGGAGAAGATAATTTGGAACTTAGTGATTACCAGACTAACAAAACCAAGAATGATGAGCTGTCCTACTTCTAA